TTTTTGAAGAACTTTCTGGGTTCTATAGGTTACATTTTAGTCTGTGAAAAACGACTAGTAAATAAGAATGAAGATGATTGGACATATTCTcatatttttcgtatctctaaTTTCTTGATTTATTTTCTAGAAGAACTCACCATTTTGATCGCTGGAACAGGTCACCTAAAGTGCGGCGAGATGATCCGGGATGCTGTAAAGATTAAACGAAACTGAGTTTGATCGGAGATATGAATTCGGGTCAGTATAAATAAGAAACGACCTCTTGGAGTCTTTATGTGCAAGTTCCCAATGGTTTTGTAGCGCGCGTGGTTAGGACACGCGTTTAGATTCATTTCGGACATCGCATATTCGTATACATACTTATTCCAAACATGTTGCGGAATTAACAAGATTGCTATTTTAGGGACAAGGTCGGATTTCGcatcaaaaaattcattaattattCAGAAAATTGAAGTTATCGTAATGTGGAGATAATAATTCGAAAACCGGTGGTAACATTTTTTTGAGAACGTTATGGGTTCAGTGAATATCACGATATATTCTAGAGTTTTGGATCTTAATTTCATTGAACATTTGGAATGTGGGTGTAGCCCTAAAAAATGGGTAAATTATGTCTTCAAACTGGaagaattattgtttttttttaccgttATTTTTTTGGCTCGTTAAAAGAGAGGACGttgtattttttcgaaataaatactctgtgatttgaattaataaaattttggtaatttcaCTGTTTCCACTGAAGATAAATTAGTTGTTGAATCGATTTTCCTTATGTATTTTCTTGGAGAATTAATTATGTTGGTTAACTTACGATGGGGATGGTGAAGCGAGCAAATCAACTGgggaatttcgaaaaaaatcgagTTTCAATCAACAGCCGGCTTATTTCGGTCGATTGCAACGTACCAGCGTCGGGAAATGAACTCATTTTACATACAAATTCACTTACTCACGATCCAAGATAGCGAACCCACACTTTCAGCACTTGAACAACTTCGATTCTGAAATGTATCAAACTTGTCTGCCGGAATTCAAGGCTATTCACCACATCGATGTTTCTATTCAGCCCTGCCAGTTGTTGCACCGCATTCAAATCAGTTTTAAATCGGACACGTCTATTACTCCTCTTCCTCTATCCCACTGAAGGTTTTCCAGCCTGGAGGATTTTCTTCAAGATTCCACGTGTGTTCTTTTGTTAAATGCAGGATGATGTAATTGATGCGCTATGCCGAGGCACTTTATCGTGGATTATCAGATATAATTGTAGCGGATAAAAACTACTCCGTCGGTTTTTAAATGCAGCAATTAAGGTTCATTATTTAGTCGTTACGATTGATATGAAGAACAGAGGTGTGTGAGATAGTTGGAAATTACAATGGATGTTATAATGGGGTCCCGAAACGGATtccttataattttttccatcttATATGTTCAACCATCCTAGGCAAAACCGTGGAAATtaactgctcaacaattgatagtaTATATCTAaataaaaaatgacattttacgtactaatttcgaacaaaaagtcgactattttcgaaagcaagtacttttcgtccgcattcacttttcgtccgctcAGTTCCTTGCGAGAGAGGCGATTTAATCAATTTAGGGAGCTATGATGTGATGAAAATCTGCGTATGGCATTAACAGTCACTTGTacttgtcaaattaattctttacgaaatttGTTACTTTTTTATATTAGTTTTCATTGTAATCGAGAATGGATAGTGATGAAGATATGGATCTGGGAGCCATGAATGGGCGTGTAGGAGTCTACAAAGTCAGTGAGGTCTGTTTCAGTCTTTGGTGGCTCATCGGTATGATATTTTGAGAATATTGCTCGAAGCGGCAATTGGTTTCGTCACGGCCCTAGCCTCCGGTTGAAATATCTATCACTACACTGTAccgatgagggacaatgatcccgaaaccgagCTACAGTTGTGTTAAGggcataaataactatttcccattattattttattaatccTCATATTTACATACATCAAATCGATCAAAATGGGTGATTCTTGTTGATTTTATCGTCGAAAAACACCAGGGCCTCGTGGAGACGCGAGTTCGGCAACTTGTAACACTCGTCGTTCTCCATCGGTCGGTCCAGAGGATAACCCAGTGGGTACTCGTCCATCCTGTAGACGGGATATTGATGGGTGTCATCGTAGGAGGCGCCAACCTCGTTGCTCTTGTAAGGACTGACCATCACGTAGAACTGGAAGGGTGTACCACCCACCGAACCTTTAGGTAAGGCGACTCTGGGGAAAAAAATCAAATGTGTTAACAACCCTTCGTTGAAAAAACCCTAGACAAACCTTCTGGGGAAGCAGACTTCATCGGGGCGTATCTTGAACTCTTCTTTACCGGATTCTGCGTCCAGGACTTGCTGGTAGGTCTCCCTGTAAGGCGTGCGTTCGTCACAGTACTCAAAGAGCTCTTTGGAGCTGCGCTCGATGACATTCTGGCCTTTCTTGAGCTTGAACGGGAAATAGTCGAACTGGATGAAGTTGATCCGGTTGTCGTTCATATCTGCAAGAGAAACGCGTTCGTTAGGTCGTTAAATCACGAGTGGACCTCAATATCGTGCGATTTAAACCCTATAGACTTCTCCACATACCTACAGTTTCGCCCCTCTCGTCGTACTTCGGTCCTATGTACACCCTAACGGAGGCCACTTGATCCTTCTCCGAATCCACGTAGATCCTGTACTTGAACGGCTCGTGGTTCATCCTGTACTGCCTCACCCTCGCCTTGAAACCCCCCTGGTCCACGTCTTCTTGGGTAACGTCGACGGCGTTCGACAGGTCGGAATAGAAGTAGTCGTAACGCGTGACCAGCTTGTCGAACTTGATCTTCTTTATGGAAACCCCCGGAAACTCCAGATCTTGTTTGGTGTAGGGCGGGAGGGAGCTCTTGTAGCTGAGGAAGAAGGAGCAGACGTATTTGTACAGCTGGTAGAAGGCGGGGTCTCTCAAGGCCGTTTCGGAGTGTTCAAGGGCGGAGGGAGCCAAGGCGTTCTTGTCCTTGGATTGGGAGGAGAAGCCTAGGAGATGACGCGCGTAGAAGAGGATGGATCCGAAGTATCTTCGGTTGGGGGAATCCGCGTTGCCTTCCACCATGTTACCCAACACGTCTAGACCTTCTTCGTTGAGTATTTTGATGGGTTTTCCATCTTTCTGTCAGGAAGAATCGTCACGGTTAAAATCAGTGGTTTGGGCGATGTTATCAAGGGTTTTACCGTTTGGTGAATGATGCCCTCATCGATTACGTCCCTGATTCTTCTCGAGTAGTCCTTGATCAAGGTTAGACTGTGTTGGTAATCCCTTGAAGGACCCTGTTTCTTCACTTGGTTGGTGAAGAATTGCCTCAGATCAGCAAAGTTTGGCCTCGTCGGGAATTCCACGCCGTTTGGATAACGCATCGATGGGTTGAAACCAGCTTCCAAGGGTAAATCCCAATCGATCTCCGGTATGTCTCCCAGGTTGTTCGCTAAACGCTCGATGTAAAACCTGCAAGGAAGAAATTCGGCAACTGCGCCAAAATGTTCAGAAATTTACTCACCTCGCTGCAGACTCTTGGGAATGAAAGTAAAAGACTTCACCACGCTTGTAGAACACATCGTTTTGTCCCAGTTCCTCCCCACTCAACCAGTAAGGGTAATACAGGTAATAGTAGTAGAAGAAAGCGTTTATACCCACGTCTTCCAAGTAATAATTCATCAAAGCTTGGTCAGGGTGGAGGTTGAGGTACTGCCCTGAGTAACTGGAGTTTATGGTGTAGCCTACAAAGCCGTCTGCATCTTTGGGATACTCTGTCTTGCCGCTGCAGTGTTTGTTCTTGTATTCTTGGGCCTTCTGGATGGTCTCGGCGTTGAAGAAGAAGTGAGGAGTGACTTCGTAGATGGGGGGGATGCTGAAGCTTTTGCAGTCTTCTCTGTGGGTCAAGGCAGCGCCCAAAGAATAGAGGAAGAGTCTTCCGTTTAGGTTCTGTCTGGCCCAACATGCTGCCTCGAATAGAGCCTCGAAGTCTTTCGCGTTGTAGAATAAGGAGAAGAGAGCCTTGGCTTCGAGTATGTGATCCTTGTTGAATTCAGAGAAGATGGCGCTGCGTGATAGATGGCCCTTATTATGTTCGACTAGGAATTTCTTAGCCACATCTTTCTTCTGAAATTATTGGTTTTTAATTGAGGAATTTGTTACGTTTACTTTTTCTTTACCTCGTAGCCTTCCAGGAATTTATCCAGGTCGAACTTTGCTGCTGTGTCTACGATGCTCTTGTGGAAGCTCGGTTGGTTTATGTGGTCGAAAAGTTGGAGGATGAGTTTGTATTTCCTCACGAATTCTTTATCGGCAACCGCTACATCCAGAACGTACAGTATATTAAAATCGTCAATAAACTTTGATTCTATTCGAGATTTTCGTTTTTTCGAAGTTCGTCAGGGTTCAAGTGTTATCTTTATCCTGGTCCGTATCAGGAGAACATTGATATCAAATTTGGCGGTTATAAAAAATTGTGTAACTTCGAATATATTCTCATTTATGAGGAGAATTATAGATTTACCTGAATTAACTGATTATGAATAACGAAAACAATAGAAAGAGAAGAATAATAGGAAGGGATTTTATCCTTAAACAGCACTAATACAGTATTTTTTCACTTACCATACTCTTTTTCATTCTGGTTATCTTTTTCGGCACATATCAGAGCCGATAGGCTCAAACAGATGAGCACACGTAACAGCAGCATAACTACtgaaagattcaatgaaatatCTCCTTTTATACAAAGAGATAAAATCCAATGTTTATTCCCCCTTTGCGGAAAGATAGCTATTAGTGATAATAACTTTTATCATAATTTTCCTTGAAGAAAATTTCACAGGATTTATTTGGTGGTTGATTGTTCGATTTTACTCCCATTGAAAGAtgaactttcataatgaaaatgAAGTTTTCTTCCTTTGAACAAAGTTGGTTTTATCACTCGCCTCTTCTCAAGCTGCTTAACACTTTTCTATCTACAGATTCGTTTTATACAGCagataaatttcattttcaagtcgTACCTTATAGTTTTCACAATAACCTTTAGGATAAAATGGGATTAGGTGCAAAAATCAAATATATGATTAGTATATTCACAAATTTATTCATCGATCATTACAATTTCTTTCTCCTCCTCATACCCAACGGAAATCCATTCTCCGAAGTCAGATTCATGGAGTCCTTACTGATAACTAGGGGTATTTGCGTCTTCTCCGTTGGTACTATCTCGAAGTTCTGCAGCAAGAAGAAGAACACGCTCTTCACGGTCAGCAGGCCGTACCTGGACCCTATGCAGTACCTGGGACCTATTCCGAAGGGTAGATAGGTGTTGGGGTCTATCTTATCCTTGTTCTCCGGTGAAAACCTCTCCGGATCGAACTTGTCCGGGTTCTCGAAGTACTTGGGATCGCGGTGGATGCCGAAGATCGGGATGGTTATGTTCATTCCCTTCTCCAGATGGACCGGCTTTTCGTTGGGTAGTTTTGGCTGGATCGTGTAAGGTTTCGTGACCACCCTGGATATTCCAACGGAGCCTGGCCATTTCCTCATGGTCTCTGCCGAGAAATGTAAAGTTACTAACCAGATTCACAGTTATCTGCCATCTGATAGAGGTTATGTTGAAATTGTTACATTTAAAACGTAATACATAGCTCAAGCATGCTCTATAATCTTTAAATAGTAGTAACTATTCATCAAAATCATGTGCTGAATGAGGAATGGTCGATTAACTTCTTCAACTTGAATAAATCTGCAACTGAGGTAGATCAACTGCTTGTTGAAGCAATTGGTGAGGTTGCTTCAACTCAGTTGGGTTGAAGTGATCAGTTTCCTCATGATTTCTATCGAGAAATGTAAAGTTACAAACCAGATTCACAGTTATCTGCCACCTGATAGAGGTTATGTTGAAATTGTTACATTTAAAACGTAATACATAGCTCAAGCATGCTCTATAATCTTTAAATAGTAGTAACTATTCATCAAAATCATGTGCTGAATGAGGAATGGTCGATTAACTTCTTCAACTTGAATAAATCTGCAACTGAGGTAGATCAACCGCTTGTAGAAGCAGTTGGTGAGGTTGCTTCAACTCAGTTGAGTTGAAGTGATCAGTTTTGAGAGTTTAAATTCAACCTGGTAGGCAAAGAACGTAGTTAAAAGCCGAAAAAGGAGAAAGGCAAGAAATTGTAAGTAATAGTGGAAGAGGATCAGTGCCTAACGCAAGAAGAACTTGCATTGATACCACAAGAACCCTAACAAGCAATTTTGGACCATTGAAAATCGCTGTGGTTCATTCCCAATTCCCAAAAAACTCACCAGACACGACCATGTCCAAATAGGGCAAGTTCATGATAGCCTCATATGTTGGCTCATCGTTTTCCGCGCAACATTGATCTATTTCCTCGATGAGTTTCTTCTGGCATTCGGGATTCGTCGCCAGTTCGTAAGCCATGAAGCACATGGTGATGGAACCCGTCTCAAAGGCTCCCACGAAAATCACGAAAGCCTGGGATGCTATGTTGTCATCAGTCAGCTTCTGCTTCAAAGCCCTCACGCTTGACGTCTCCCCGTGCGGCGCCTTATTCTCCAAACTCTCCCTGGTCTGTTCCTCCCTAGCCTCCATGAGAAGACCCACCAGATCGGGGCGTCTGACCTTGTGCTCCTGCCTCGCCTTTATGGTGTCCCTCACCAGATTCAAGAAGTAGTACTTCACCTCCTTCCCGAACACCGACATTCCCAGTACCTACGAGTCGGCAGTACTTACTTCACGTAGTCCACAATCTGCCTCTCACTTACCCTGGATATTTTCGGGAACAGCTGGTACAGGAACAAGACGAACTTCTTCCAAGGGATCGTGAAGTCGCAGGAATCGAAAGCCATGCTGTAGAACCGGTTGTTCCTGTCCTTCATGGAATCCACTTGGACGCCGAAGGCGTTGTGGGCTATGCAGTCGCTGCAGTACCTGGTGTAAGCGTCCCTGAATTCGCCCTCGACGTAGTCTTGGTTTTTGTCTAGGAAGTACTGGCTGAAGGCTTTGGCGTGCTGGCAGACGGAGGAGAACATCGATTTCAGCTTGCTGCCCGTGAAGGCAGGACTGACGATGGCGCGCATGTCTTTCCAGTGTTGCCCTTGAAGTTTAGGAGtgaaatattgatatttgtTAGTATTTTCTTCGACAAATGCTGATATATCATGTTTAAAACCCTTTATGTAATGGCCTTTACCAAGGGTTCAAAGTTTAGACCTCTTCATCTTGgataagttaggttaggttatgctTGTTGTTATAAAATGAGGTTATATTGGACAGCAGTTCCAACTGGCAACACTGAAAGAGAATAGTTGAATGACTACCTTTCAAAGACACAAGACTGTTGGACCAGAGCTCGTCGCCACTGGCAAGAATCAAATCACCGTGATCCAAAGTGTGATCGCTGTCTTTAACGCACATCTGCTTGATGAGTTCTGGACATTTCAGAATTAACACTGGTACGTGAAATTGATAGGCTCCAATGTACCTGAGGAGTTTGGGAAAATATATAGATTATAGTAGAAATCAGTCGTTTTTATATGTTTTTACCTAACCCCGTCCAGTTTTTTGTACATCCTCTGTATCATCTCTGCCGGTGATTCTTTGCCCAAACATATTCGTAGATTTTCGCCGAATATTGGTACGATTTTGCCGGTTGGTACGCCTTTTTTGGACCAATAGTTGTACGGTTTGGTCACGAGGTAGTAGATGAGGGTGAGAACAAGAATGATGAGAACCACTCCAAACATCTACGTGGAAAAatagaacgaaaaaattcagatcGACGtgatttcatcaaaatattcatctcaCCTTTTGGTCTTATGTTTATTTCACGAAACTcgggcaataaaaaaaaattcacacaagTCTCGATTTGTCGAGGTCAAAAGCTCGTCTATCCGATCCTTTTTGTTTTAtctgaataattcaataattacATCCTTATCTAAATAAGACTTATGATGATTTACTTCTCAGTATATGGCAATGTTTCTGAAACCTCTATTTCTAATACTCTGGAGACTGTTATCAATCGAATtgtaaattatgtatttttgacCTCGGAAAAAGATACAATCTAAGTGAAAATTCGCGAGTTAACTTTAACGTTGTCGTTAGTAATTGAAAATCTATTGAGAAATTAGAAAAATCTAGTTAGTATTGTATGAAAAGTGTAAACAGTTTTTTATTTGagctttcattgaaaattttcatttattgagTGCATATATTATGAACATTTTTTATTCGAAGTGAACATAGACGTTCTTATTGCACTGCCTCCCTATGAACAACATTTTTCGATCTCTGTAGTGTTTAAACAAGTAAAGTTGAAGGTTCGTCAACATAGGAGCAGGATACATACAATGTAACATACAAAACTTATCTGATATCGAGATCAGGTTGTTTATTTACTTCATTTGTTAACTGTAAATCGCCAGCAAGTGACACTCACTGGTCCATGGAGGATAGACTACACAACATACATTTACccgggaaatttgaatttcgtatagttttcttgatttttccAGCTTCCCAGGCAACTTTCCCGAAATTTTCTTCAGTTAAAACCTTCTACAAAGTACGGGGAATGTTTTAAAGAAAAAGCGAATAAAATCGGTTCAGCCGTTTTTACGTCAATGGATGACAACGCAAAATAGGGCCATCACAAAGCCATCTTCAAGATAAACCATAGCTTTACCCACCTgtagatgctattgtgatagcgaaacaccagtc
This genomic stretch from Coccinella septempunctata chromosome 7, icCocSept1.1, whole genome shotgun sequence harbors:
- the LOC123316680 gene encoding uncharacterized protein LOC123316680 — its product is MFGVVLIILVLTLIYYLVTKPYNYWSKKGVPTGKIVPIFGENLRICLGKESPAEMIQRMYKKLDGVRYIGAYQFHVPVLILKCPELIKQMCVKDSDHTLDHGDLILASGDELWSNSLVSLKGQHWKDMRAIVSPAFTGSKLKSMFSSVCQHAKAFSQYFLDKNQDYVEGEFRDAYTRYCSDCIAHNAFGVQVDSMKDRNNRFYSMAFDSCDFTIPWKKFVLFLYQLFPKISRVLGMSVFGKEVKYYFLNLVRDTIKARQEHKVRRPDLVGLLMEAREEQTRESLENKAPHGETSSVRALKQKLTDDNIASQAFVIFVGAFETGSITMCFMAYELATNPECQKKLIEEIDQCCAENDEPTYEAIMNLPYLDMVVSETMRKWPGSVGISRVVTKPYTIQPKLPNEKPVHLEKGMNITIPIFGIHRDPKYFENPDKFDPERFSPENKDKIDPNTYLPFGIGPRYCIGSRYGLLTVKSVFFFLLQNFEIVPTEKTQIPLVISKDSMNLTSENGFPLGMRRRKKLGNKHWILSLCIKGDISLNLSVVMLLLRVLICLSLSALICAEKDNQNEKEYAVADKEFVRKYKLILQLFDHINQPSFHKSIVDTAAKFDLDKFLEGYEKKDVAKKFLVEHNKGHLSRSAIFSEFNKDHILEAKALFSLFYNAKDFEALFEAACWARQNLNGRLFLYSLGAALTHREDCKSFSIPPIYEVTPHFFFNAETIQKAQEYKNKHCSGKTEYPKDADGFVGYTINSSYSGQYLNLHPDQALMNYYLEDVGINAFFYYYYLYYPYWLSGEELGQNDVFYKRGEVFYFHSQESAARFYIERLANNLGDIPEIDWDLPLEAGFNPSMRYPNGVEFPTRPNFADLRQFFTNQVKKQGPSRDYQHSLTLIKDYSRRIRDVIDEGIIHQTKDGKPIKILNEEGLDVLGNMVEGNADSPNRRYFGSILFYARHLLGFSSQSKDKNALAPSALEHSETALRDPAFYQLYKYVCSFFLSYKSSLPPYTKQDLEFPGVSIKKIKFDKLVTRYDYFYSDLSNAVDVTQEDVDQGGFKARVRQYRMNHEPFKYRIYVDSEKDQVASVRVYIGPKYDERGETVDMNDNRINFIQFDYFPFKLKKGQNVIERSSKELFEYCDERTPYRETYQQVLDAESGKEEFKIRPDEVCFPRRVALPKGSVGGTPFQFYVMVSPYKSNEVGASYDDTHQYPVYRMDEYPLGYPLDRPMENDECYKLPNSRLHEALMTFVALFVGAITLLVFLMLRRFKYWERRNVPTGKVIPFFGDNYEICMGMTSPGDQLLDMYNKVPSDHRYVGAYLFHVPILLLRTPEMIKQICVKDAEYFVDHGNIILNSSDDLWQKALFPLKGQEWKEVRQILSPILNGNKVKLMFPLIGRHVKNFVGFIEEKKQEIAEVDFKDVILRILNDISSDAALGMEVDSFRDEKNIVFEVGVATCNLSIPYKKLVLLLYTLCQSIPRFFGMSLFGTGKHFFINAVKDTIKMRKEKGIKRADMIGILMDVREEQLKAKAEAGEDGKNMRVVTDDEMASYVFVMYFGVIDSVTTLLAFLAWELAMAPEIQERLRKECDSTPGDGGEPTYQDILDMKYMDMVISEVLRKWPGAIASDRLCTKPYTIEPELPHEKPVHLQVGDTILLPIYGIHRDPKYYEDPDKFDPERFSPENKHKIHPNAYLPFGAGPRYCVGTRFSMLVMKLIFYHLLRSFEIVPVEKTTNPLVMDKEALSLYPVGGFPLGLKSRK
- the LOC123318008 gene encoding hexamerin-like, whose product is MLLLRVLICLSLSALICAEKDNQNEKEYAVADKEFVRKYKLILQLFDHINQPSFHKSIVDTAAKFDLDKFLEGYEKKDVAKKFLVEHNKGHLSRSAIFSEFNKDHILEAKALFSLFYNAKDFEALFEAACWARQNLNGRLFLYSLGAALTHREDCKSFSIPPIYEVTPHFFFNAETIQKAQEYKNKHCSGKTEYPKDADGFVGYTINSSYSGQYLNLHPDQALMNYYLEDVGINAFFYYYYLYYPYWLSGEELGQNDVFYKRGEVFYFHSQESAARFYIERLANNLGDIPEIDWDLPLEAGFNPSMRYPNGVEFPTRPNFADLRQFFTNQVKKQGPSRDYQHSLTLIKDYSRRIRDVIDEGIIHQTKDGKPIKILNEEGLDVLGNMVEGNADSPNRRYFGSILFYARHLLGFSSQSKDKNALAPSALEHSETALRDPAFYQLYKYVCSFFLSYKSSLPPYTKQDLEFPGVSIKKIKFDKLVTRYDYFYSDLSNAVDVTQEDVDQGGFKARVRQYRMNHEPFKYRIYVDSEKDQVASVRVYIGPKYDERGETVDMNDNRINFIQFDYFPFKLKKGQNVIERSSKELFEYCDERTPYRETYQQVLDAESGKEEFKIRPDEVCFPRRVALPKGSVGGTPFQFYVMVSPYKSNEVGASYDDTHQYPVYRMDEYPLGYPLDRPMENDECYKLPNSRLHEALVFFDDKINKNHPF